A region of the Williamwhitmania sp. genome:
CCCGTTGTGTTTGAACTTAATGGTAAAATCACATATCGTAACAAGGTTTGGGGTGGCCTTTCGCTGCGCTGGAAAGATGCCGCATCAATCTTGATAGGCTATATCCACGACAACAAGTATATGTTTGGCTATTCATACGACTACTCGTTTACCGCACTAAGCCACTATAATAGTGGGACCCACGAGATTATGATCGGTGTGCTTTTCGAAAATATTAAGTAAGTTTGCCCTCAAAAAAAATGCTCAGATCACTTTTCCTGTTTTTAATTGGAGCCACTATATTTTCCGGCTGTAGCAACCATAATAACATTATCCCAGAAAAGGATATGGCTGCTATACTTTATAAAATGTACCTTACTGACGGATCACTATCTATAGCTGCCTCACCGCGAGAAATACTTGGCAGGGACAGCATCAACTATTATGGTGAAATTTTTAAATCATTTCATTCCTCTCCAGAACAGTTCAGTAAGAGCTATTATTACTACCTAGGAAAACCAGATATACTCGATAAAATTTATGATCAGGTAATCTTGAAATTGGAGATGGAAAACCAAGTCATAGATGATTCTATAACAAAAGAAGATAAACCCCAAAACTTGTGGAACAAAATGGCTATTTGGAATCTATCCAACCAGCACTCCAACGAAAAAATTGAATTTTCCGTTCCCGTTTCTCATAAGGGCGTCTATACACTTAAGGTGTTAGCCTTTGTAAGTCCTAAGGACATGTCCACCAACCTTCGAATAGTTGTTGGAACCTCTCCCTCAGACAAAACGCCCCTTGAGCAATTGAACAACAAGCAGGTAATCCCATTTAAAAAGGAAAATAAGGTAGATACCTATATTGCATCTTTTAATATTACAGATGATAAGCCAATCTTTATCAAAGGACGAATACTTGATTTTGATAATAACCCAGAAACACCACCTCTCCGCTTTGTCGGTATTCGTCGTATATCACTTACTACACCAGCTCTTCTTTCCGACAAAAAATCAACCCCCCATCCCACACCACCAATTCAGCCAGATAAGAATCGGATTCATCATCCCTACGAAGTTGTTCTTCCGAAAAAGAAATGAGGAAAATTTCCGCCTCTCTAGTATTTCCCATATCCTCCCCACCGATAAGGCATGGGGTAGTTGTGGTTGACCACGAAGGAACAATACTGGAATTGCAAGACACGCTTGATCGTGAAGCTGAAGACATTGAGCATTACAACGGAATAATATTACCTGGATTAATAAACACGTATGGGATTTCATGCGGTTCGTCCATAACAGATGAGAAGAATAAGGTCAGCAAAGAGACCA
Encoded here:
- a CDS encoding DUF4296 domain-containing protein, with the translated sequence MLRSLFLFLIGATIFSGCSNHNNIIPEKDMAAILYKMYLTDGSLSIAASPREILGRDSINYYGEIFKSFHSSPEQFSKSYYYYLGKPDILDKIYDQVILKLEMENQVIDDSITKEDKPQNLWNKMAIWNLSNQHSNEKIEFSVPVSHKGVYTLKVLAFVSPKDMSTNLRIVVGTSPSDKTPLEQLNNKQVIPFKKENKVDTYIASFNITDDKPIFIKGRILDFDNNPETPPLRFVGIRRISLTTPALLSDKKSTPHPTPPIQPDKNRIHHPYEVVLPKKK
- a CDS encoding type IX secretion system membrane protein PorP/SprF, whose translation is PVVFELNGKITYRNKVWGGLSLRWKDAASILIGYIHDNKYMFGYSYDYSFTALSHYNSGTHEIMIGVLFENIK